GCGGTGCAGCGCGGGAACGCGGACGGCGCGGCGCAGCGCGGGGATGCCAAGGAGGTCGGTTCCCGCATCCAACGGCTGCGGACAGAACGTGGACTGACTCAGCGTCAGCTCGCTGAGCCGGAGTACACCGCCGCGTACGTCTCCACCGTCGAGGCGGGCAAGGTCCGCGCCTCCGACACGGCCCTGCGCTATCTCGCGGGCAGGTTGGGCACCAGCTACGAGCAGTTGGCCCTGGGCCTGCCGGCCGGCCTGCGCACCGAGCTCCGCCAAGGGCTCGCCGAGGCGATCGGGTTGCTGGACGGTGGATCCAACGGGCAGGCCGAACCTCTGCTCGGCGACCTGCTCCAGCAGGCCGAGCGGTACGGGCTGGCCGACCTGGAGTCCGAGCTGCGGGTGGCGCTCGGCACCAGTCTGCTGCGCCGGGGGGACCTGGCGCAGGGCCGGGCGCAGTTCGAGCAGGCCCAGGCACTGCTCGCGGACGAGCCATTGCCCCGACGGGTGAGTGCGATCCGGGGGCAGGCCATCGCCCACCATCTGGAAGGCGACGTGCGTTACGCCTGCTACCTGCTGGAAAAGACGATCAACGAGCTCAACGGCGGCGGCCTGCCCGACCCGGCGGCGCTGCTGCTGCTCTACACCTCGATCATCACCCCGTACATGGACATGGGCGCGTACGAGCGGGCGGCCAAGGCCGCCGAACTCGCGCTGGACCTGGCGCCCCAGGTGCCCGACCCGGTGGCGGTGGCCGGACTGCACCGCTCGGTGGCCCGCACCCTGGCCGCGCGCGGCCAGTTCGATCAGGCCGAGGAGTACCTGATCAAGGCTCAGGGCGTCTACCAGCAGTGGGAGATCCGCGCCGAGCTGGCGCAGTGCCACTGGATGCGCGGCTACCTGCACACCCAGCACGGACGGCTGGCGGAGGCCGAGGACGAGCTGCGGACCGCGCTGGACATGCTGCGCGCCACCGGGGCCGTGTTCCATGCGGTGCAGGTCGAGGTCGAGTTGGCCGACGTCCGCTGGCGGCGCGGCCACGGCGCGGACGCCGAGCAGCTGCTCACCACGCTGCTGGCAAGCCTGGGCCCGGGCCACGGCACGGTGCACGCTGCCGCTGCGCACCGGCTGCTGGGTCTGATCCACGAGCAGCGCGGGGACGTCGCGGAGGCCGAGGACCACTACCGGGCCGCCATCCCGCTCCAGGAGGGGGCCGACGCGGCCGGCGACCTGGCCGACACCTCACGCCTGCTCGGCGACCTGCTGAACCTCCAGGGGCGCACCCAGGAGGCCATCGAGGCCTACCGTCGAGGCCTGGTCCGGCTCGCACGCCCCGGCACCACGACCCTCGGCCCGGCCATCACTCCGCCGCCCGTCAGCACCCGCCGCAAGGACTGAGCCGGTCCACGCGGCTTCGGCCCGGGTGAATCCCGTCGGCCGTCGGCCGACGGCCGTCGCGTGCGGGCCGTCGGGTGCGGACCGGCTCCGGTCGATCGGGACCGCGTGCCATGACGCCCGCCGGGGTCCCGGCGCCCGCGAAGCACGCATCCGTTTCAGATGCTTGACATGTTCGGGGCCTTGCCCCCAACCTCTCTCTAGAGAGCGCTCTCCCAGACTGACGAGGCGTCATTCGGCATGCTGAAATGCCGTTCTGCGGCATTTCTGCTCCGCCCTGCCCCGCCGCCCCCCGCACCACCGACAAGCCGTTGCGGACCTCTGTGGCTCCGGTCCGCGTCCAGCCGCCCCCGGTCGAGCCGGGCGCGCGGGCGCGAGCGGGGCGCGGACGTTCGCCGTCGGATTCCGGCCTCGGCCGCTTCGGTCCACCCACCGAACTGAAGGGAACGTCCATGCCTCTCCCGCCCCCGCTGCTGCCAAGGCCTGCACGCCGCAGACCGGGCCTGCCGCACCGCAGGCCGGTGTTCCGCGCGCTGCTCGCGGTCGCGTCACTGCTGTGCGCCCTGTCCCTGGCGACCGCGCACAGCTCGGCCTACGCCGCCGGCAGCGCCGCCTTCGGCGGCACTCCGGCCGCCGTCCCCGGTCCGGTCCAGGCCGCGAACTACGACACCGGCGGCCAGGGCGTGGCGTACAGCGTCACCTCCGCCAACGGCACTGCCAACAGCTACCGCGCCGACGGCGTCGACCTGGAGACCACCGCGGACACGCAGGGCACCGGCCCGGCCGGCGGTGGCTACGACCTGGGCTGGACCACGCCGGGGCAGTGGTTCGACTACACGGTGAACGTGGCGACCGCCGGGATCTACACGGTGAGTCTGCGGGTGTCCTCGCCGTACGGGATCACCGACGCGCTGCACCTGGCGAACTCCTCGGGCACCAACCTCAGCGGCTCGGTGGCGGTGCCGAACACCGGCGGCTACGAGACCTGGACCACCGTCGCCGCCAGCGTCACCCTGCCCGCCGGGGTGCAGACGCTGACGGTCGATCAGGACTCCAACGGCTGGAACTTCCACAACATGGTCTTCGCGCTCAGCTCGGCCGGCGGCTCCGGCGGGTCGAGCGGTGACCGGCCCTTCGGCGGTACCCCGGCCGCCGTGCCGGGCACGCTCCAGGTCGCCAACTACGACACCGGCGGCCAGGGCGTGGCCTACAGCGTCAGCTCCAGCAACGGCACCGCCAACAGCTATCGCTCGGACGGCGTCGACCTGGAGTCCACCGCGGACACACTGGACACCACGGCCGCGGGCGGCGGCTACGACCTGGGGTGGACCACACCCGGGCAGTGGTTCGACTACACCGTGAACGTGGCGACCGCCGGGATCTACACGGTGAGTCTGCGGGTGGCCTCCCCGTACGGGATCAGCGACGCGCTGCACATAGCCAATGCCTCGGGCGCCAACCTCAGCGGCTCGGTCTCCGTTCCCAACACCGGCGGCTACGAGACCTGGAGCACCGTCACCGCCAGTGTCGCCCTGCCCGCCGGGGTACAGACGCTGACGGTCGACCAGGACTCCAACGGCTGGAACTTCCACTACCTCGCCTTCACCCAGGGCTCGGGCGGCGGCGGCACCGGGGGCGGCGGTACCGGCGGCGGTACCGGTCCGACCGAGTACTGCGGCACCCAGGACCTGGCGTTGGACCAGCCGACCACGGCCTCCTCCACCCAGGACGCCACCGACTACCCGGCGGCCGACGCCACCGACGGCGACCCCGGCACCCGCTGGTCGAGCGCGTCCAGCGACCCGCAGTGGCTGGAGGTCGACCTCGGCTCCCAGCAGCAGATCTGCAATGTGGGCATCCTCTGGGAGGACGCGTACGCCACGGCCTTCCAGGTGCAGGTGTCCAACGACAACTCCACCTGGACCACGGTCTACTCCACCACGACCGGCACCGGCGGCAACCAGTCCTTCCCGGTCTCGGTGACCGCCCGCTACGTCCGGATGTACGGCACCGCGCGGGGCACCCAGTTCGGCTACTCGATCTTCGAGTTCGACGTCTACGGCCTCACCACCGTGGCCCCGGTCACCGGCGGCAACGGCAACGGCGGCAACGGGGTCTGTCCCTGGGTGGGCTCCACCGCGCCGGTCGCCCAGCGGGTCCAGCAGGTGCTGAACACCATGGACCAGTCGGAGGAGCTCAGCCTGGTCGCCGGTGACGGCGGCTCGTCCTACATCGGCCAGATCCCCGGGGTCCCCGACCTGTGCATCCCGCCGACCAACATGGAGGACGGCCCGAACGGCGTCGGTGACGGCGCCGGCGGCGTGACCGCCTTCCCGGACGGCGAGAACGCCGCCGCGACCTGGGACCCGACGCTGATCCAGCAGGAGGGTTCGGCGATCGGGAACGAGTTCGCCGGCAAGGGCGTGAACGTCTCGCTCGGGCCGACGACCAACCTGGTGCGCGACCCGCGCTGGGGCCGGACTTACGAGACCTACGGCGAGGACCCGTACCTGGCCGGACAGATCACCTCGGCCGAGGTCGACGGTCTGCAGAGCCAGGGCGTGATGGCCATGGTCAAGCACACCGCGGCCTACGACCAGGAGCAGTACCCCAACGGCGACAGCAACGAGACGGTCAGCCAGCAGGCCCTGGAGGAGCTCTACCTGGCGCCCTTCCAGGCTTCCATCGAGAAGTCCGCACCGGCTGCGATGATGTGCTCCTACGCCGTGGTCAACGGTGACGCCTCCTGCCAGAACGCCGACATCCAGCAGGAGGGACTCGACGGGCAGGCGAACTACGGCGGCTTCATCACCTCGGACTGGGGCGCTGACTACTCCAGCGTCCCGTCGACCGAGGCGGGGATGGACGTGGCGATGCCCTTCTCCGACGCGAGCGCCCTGTCCGCCGCCCTCACGGCCGGCACGCTGAGCCAGGCGACGCTCAACGCCAACGTCGCCCGGGTGCTGACCCAGATGTTCGCCTTCGGGATGTTCGACAACGCCCAGACCGGCTCCCTCACCACCAGTGTCACCTCGGCGGCGCACCAGGAGACCGCGCTGCAGCTCGGCGAGGAGGGCTCGGTCCTGCTCAAGAACAACGGCGTGCTGCCGCTCAACCCGAACGGCAACGAGTCGATCGCGGTG
The Streptacidiphilus albus JL83 genome window above contains:
- a CDS encoding glycoside hydrolase family 3 C-terminal domain-containing protein; its protein translation is MPLPPPLLPRPARRRPGLPHRRPVFRALLAVASLLCALSLATAHSSAYAAGSAAFGGTPAAVPGPVQAANYDTGGQGVAYSVTSANGTANSYRADGVDLETTADTQGTGPAGGGYDLGWTTPGQWFDYTVNVATAGIYTVSLRVSSPYGITDALHLANSSGTNLSGSVAVPNTGGYETWTTVAASVTLPAGVQTLTVDQDSNGWNFHNMVFALSSAGGSGGSSGDRPFGGTPAAVPGTLQVANYDTGGQGVAYSVSSSNGTANSYRSDGVDLESTADTLDTTAAGGGYDLGWTTPGQWFDYTVNVATAGIYTVSLRVASPYGISDALHIANASGANLSGSVSVPNTGGYETWSTVTASVALPAGVQTLTVDQDSNGWNFHYLAFTQGSGGGGTGGGGTGGGTGPTEYCGTQDLALDQPTTASSTQDATDYPAADATDGDPGTRWSSASSDPQWLEVDLGSQQQICNVGILWEDAYATAFQVQVSNDNSTWTTVYSTTTGTGGNQSFPVSVTARYVRMYGTARGTQFGYSIFEFDVYGLTTVAPVTGGNGNGGNGVCPWVGSTAPVAQRVQQVLNTMDQSEELSLVAGDGGSSYIGQIPGVPDLCIPPTNMEDGPNGVGDGAGGVTAFPDGENAAATWDPTLIQQEGSAIGNEFAGKGVNVSLGPTTNLVRDPRWGRTYETYGEDPYLAGQITSAEVDGLQSQGVMAMVKHTAAYDQEQYPNGDSNETVSQQALEELYLAPFQASIEKSAPAAMMCSYAVVNGDASCQNADIQQEGLDGQANYGGFITSDWGADYSSVPSTEAGMDVAMPFSDASALSAALTAGTLSQATLNANVARVLTQMFAFGMFDNAQTGSLTTSVTSAAHQETALQLGEEGSVLLKNNGVLPLNPNGNESIAVIGTDGGAGVELAGGGSGTVTSSNTIWPITGIQNAAGPNVKVTYTQGDDNGTTDIPQAVAAAQAATDAIIYVSAPEGEETDLTTLDLSSTDETMIADVAAANPNTVVVLNSGSPVVMPWLNSVAGVFENWYGGQETGAAMAALIFGTADPSGKLPVTFPSSLSQVPAQSTAQWPGTSTGVDFSEGVDIGYRWYQSQNITPAFPFGFGLSYTRFSFSNLAVGAFDADGNATATATVTNTGSVAGADVAQLYVGDPAASQDPPQQLRGFQRVTLSPGQSATVTFPLTVHDLASWSPTANQWEAQAGTYSIRVGDASSSLPLTGSTSLAQTLTGQVAAGASGAGVSLANTAVSAGVTANSGAPGAETVGVVNPFGYSSPKGAAVSFPVQATDSDSSQSLAFTATGLPPGITIASNGTVSGSGSTLGTYTVTVTATDPRGVSGTATFVWSVVQ
- a CDS encoding helix-turn-helix domain-containing protein, which translates into the protein MPAGSEGAVQRGNADGAAQRGDAKEVGSRIQRLRTERGLTQRQLAEPEYTAAYVSTVEAGKVRASDTALRYLAGRLGTSYEQLALGLPAGLRTELRQGLAEAIGLLDGGSNGQAEPLLGDLLQQAERYGLADLESELRVALGTSLLRRGDLAQGRAQFEQAQALLADEPLPRRVSAIRGQAIAHHLEGDVRYACYLLEKTINELNGGGLPDPAALLLLYTSIITPYMDMGAYERAAKAAELALDLAPQVPDPVAVAGLHRSVARTLAARGQFDQAEEYLIKAQGVYQQWEIRAELAQCHWMRGYLHTQHGRLAEAEDELRTALDMLRATGAVFHAVQVEVELADVRWRRGHGADAEQLLTTLLASLGPGHGTVHAAAAHRLLGLIHEQRGDVAEAEDHYRAAIPLQEGADAAGDLADTSRLLGDLLNLQGRTQEAIEAYRRGLVRLARPGTTTLGPAITPPPVSTRRKD